A stretch of Mastacembelus armatus chromosome 1, fMasArm1.2, whole genome shotgun sequence DNA encodes these proteins:
- the LOC113128504 gene encoding lecithin retinol acyltransferase yields the protein MFLYQLLNLFFVASKKEDDPKYDLSLYKRGDLLEVPRTLFTHFGIYLGDNRVAHLIPDILPLISKNKSAIAKMVTNNRLLVGVIAKVASVRVDSVADFAYGSEILVNHMDKVCFQPPLDGDEVARRAEKLLGPVTYSLLWYNCEHYVMYCRYGMAISYQTYQFCTTVRKMFFSRMSAYLTALCGVGTMLYLGCVTPLTLLLNLLISFTIWMAA from the exons ATGTTTCTCTACCAGCTACTCAACTTGTTTTTTGTAGCTTCCAAAAAGGAGGACGACCCTAAATATGACCTGTCCCTTTACAAGCGTGGTGATCTGTTAGAAGTTCCCAGGACCTTATTCACCCACTTTGGTATCTACTTGGGTGACAACCGTGTGGCTCATCTTATACCAGACATTTTGCCTCTGATTTCCAAGAACAAATCTGCAATTGCAAAGATGGTAACCAATAACCGCCTGTTGGTAGGTGTTATCGCCAAGGTAGCCAGTGTCAGAGTGGACTCTGTTGCAGATTTTGCTTATGGATCAGAGATTCTGGTCAACCACATGGACAAAGTCTGCTTCCAGCCTCCACTGGATGGGGATGAGGTGGCACGAAGGGCTGAGAAACTTCTGGGACCAGTCACCTACAGCTTGCTGTGGTACAACTGTGAACACTACGTCATGTACTGCAGATATGGCATGGCTATCAGCTACCAGACATACCAG TTTTGCACCACAGTACGGAAGATGTTCTTCAGCAGGATGAGTGCCTATCTGACTGCGCTGTGTGGTGTAGGAACCATGCTGTATCTAGGCTGTGTGACGCCACTGACACTTTTACTAAACCTGCTCATTTCTTTCACCATCTGGATGGCAGCCTAA
- the LOC113128068 gene encoding LOW QUALITY PROTEIN: lecithin retinol acyltransferase (The sequence of the model RefSeq protein was modified relative to this genomic sequence to represent the inferred CDS: inserted 7 bases in 5 codons; deleted 2 bases in 1 codon), translated as MLSIAGERAHGTERTPLVEKLSLLSNFKLFESRTVRSAVPSPIRRGDLMEVPRTMFTQFGFYLGDNKVAHXDILPLLTNDKTLISSVITNXRLIVDCIARCATVRVEXLGSKILCNRLDRTMKAQAFPNEDVGRRAEKLVGAXPYSLLWNNCEHXVTYCKYGSATSRQTEFCTSLKSVIRDQRSVTFTGVLGVISVICFGMAPSTTLPTVLIPFALWMAG; from the exons ATGCTATCCATTGCAGGAGAAAGAGCGCACGGGACTGAACGCACTC CTCTGGTGGAGAagctctctcttctctccaaCTTCAAACTTTTTGAGTCCAGGACGGTGAGGAGCGCGGTC CCCAGCCCCATACGGAGAGGAGATCTGATGGAAGTCCCCAGAACCATGTTCACTCAATTCGGCTTTTATTTAGGTGACAATAAAGTTGCTC CCGACATCCTTCCCCTGCTTACAAACGACAAGACGCTCATTAGTTCTGTCATAACAAA GAGACTCATCGTCGACTGCATCGCCAGGTGCGCCACAGTACGCGTGG GACTTGGGTCCAAAATACTATGTAACCGTCTGGATAGGACGATGAAGGCGCAAGCATTTCCCAATGAAGATGTCGGCAGAAGAGCAGAAAAACTGGTCGGAG GCCCGTACAGTCTGCTGTGGAACAACTGTGAACA TGTGACTTACTGCAAATATGGATCTGCAACAAGCCGTCAAACAGAG tTCTGTACCAGCCTGAAATCAGTCATCAGAGACCAGCGCAGCGTCACTTTCACAGGAGTACTTGGAGTGATCTCAGTCATCTGTTTTGGTATGGCACCTTCAACTACATTACCCACAGTTCTTATTCCCTTTGCTCTGTGGATGGCTGGTTAA
- the LOC113128002 gene encoding PDZ and LIM domain protein 3 — MPLNVVLDGPAPWGFRLAGGKDFNQPLTISRITPGGKAAIANLCPGDVILAIEGVSATEMLHCEAQNKIKESTNKLSLTVERNETKLWSPRVVEQDKAHPYKINLEAEQQEYKPIGTAHNRRAQPFVAAANIDDKHQVVSSSYNTPIGLYSADNIQDAMEGQIRGLVHHKPESPRTLTSIEDSDVYRMLQKDHEDPHEPRQSGSFKALQEFIDSDGTRPIVTRTVKAPTTKPSAPTGNLQKLPICDKCGNGIVGTVVKARDKYRHPGCFVCADCDVNLKQKGYFFVEGQLYCETHARARMRPPEGHDLITTYPHA, encoded by the exons ATCACTCCAGGCGGTAAGGCCGCCATAGCCAACCTGTGCCCTGGTGATGTCATCCTGGCCATTGAGGGAGTCTCAGCCACAGAAATGCTGCACTGTGAAGCTCAGAACAAGATAAAGGAGTCCACCAACAAGCTCTCTCTCACTGTTGAAAG GAATGAAACGAAACTGTGGTCACCACGTGTTGTGGAGCAAGATAAAGCTCACCCATATAAAATCAACCTGGAAGCAGAACAACAG GAGTATAAACCTATTGGCACTGCTCACAACCGTAGAGCTCAGCCATTTGTTGCAGCAGCGAACATTGATGACAAGCATCAGGTGGTCAGTAGCTCCTACAACACTCCGATAGGCCTTTACTCCGCAGACAATATCCAGGATGCCATGGAGGGCCAGATCCGAGGCCTTGTTCACCACAAGCCTGAGAG CCCCAGGACTTTGACCAGCATTGAGGATTCAGACGTGTACCGGATGCTACAGAAAGACCATGAGGATCCCCATGAGCCCCGGCAGTCTGGCTCATTTAAAGCCCTGCAGGAGTTCATCGACAGCGATG GCACTCGTCCTATTGTGACCAGGACAGTAAAAGCCCCGACAACCAAACCCTCTGCACCCACAGGAAACTTGCAGAAACTGCCCATCTGTGACAAGTGTGGGAATGGGATTGT AGGGACAGTGGTGAAAGCACGGGATAAATATCGTCACCCCGGTTGCTTTGTATGCGCCGACTGTGACGTCAACCTCAAACAGAAGGGCTATTTCTTTGTGGAGGGGCAGCTGTATTGTGAGACTCACGCTCGTGCCAGAATGAGGCCACCGGAGGGACACGACCTCATCACGACTTATCCTCATGCGTAG
- the npy2r gene encoding neuropeptide Y receptor type 2 yields the protein METVDQLNTTQVEKSLIEVKSSNCCSATSTIRPEDALKLEDSTKLLGVQVILILAYSTIILFGVIGNSLVIYVVYKFKNLRTVTNFFIVNLAVADLLMNMLCLPFTLAYTLYGEWKFGQVLCFTLPCAQGTAVHVSTITLNIIALDRHRSIVYHMETKLSKDTCAVVIVMSWAVSALLASPLAIFREYGTFDISPNKSIQVCAEKWPGSSKNGTVYSISMLLVQYGLPLAINSVAYIRIWNKLKNHMAHGGRNDRHQRRKKTTKMLLTVVVVFAVSWLPFHAFQLAVDINSTVLHMKDFKLLFTVFHIVAMCSTFVNPILYGWMNNNYRSAFLSVVKCYRPVTLRPRSTKGRDTQKEEDRVCTDCKSTNV from the coding sequence ATGGAGACGGTCGATCAGCTAAACACGACTCAAGTGGAAAAGTCATTGATTGAAGTCAAGTCTTCCAACTGCTGCTCAGCCACGAGCACAATAAGGCCCGAGGACGCGCTGAAGCTGGAAGACAGCACCAAGCTGCTCGGGGTCCAAGTCATTCTCATCCTCGCTTACAGCACAATCATACTGTTTGGGGTCATCGGCAACTCCTTGGTGATATACGTCGTTTACAAGTTTAAGAATCTACGGACTGTCACCAATTTCTTTATAGTCAACTTGGCCGTGGCAGACTTGCTCATGAACATGCTGTGTCTACCTTTCACCCTGGCCTACACCCTCTACGGAGAGTGGAAGTTTGGTCAGGTGCTGTGCTTCACGCTGCCCTGCGCCCAAGGCACAGCTGTGCACGTGTCCACCATCACCCTGAACATCATCGCCCTGGACCGTCACAGGAGCATCGTCTACCACATGGAAACCAAGCTGTCCAAAGACACGTGCGCTGTGGTTATTGTCATGTCGTGGGCCGTGAGCGCCTTGTTGGCCAGTCCACTCGCCATCTTCAGGGAGTATGGCACCTTCGATATCTCACCAAACAAGTCTATTCAGGTGTGCGCAGAGAAGTGGCCAGGAAGCAGCAAGAACGGAACCGTGTACAGTATATCGATGCTTCTGGTTCAATACGGCTTACCTCTCGCCATTAACTCTGTCGCTTACATCCGGATCTGGAATAAGCTGAAGAACCACATGGCTCACGGAGGCCGAAACGACCGTCATCAGCGCAGGAAGAAGACCACTAAGATGCTGCTGACCGTGGTGGTGGTCTTTGCTGTCAGCTGGCTGCCCTTTCACGCCTTCCAGTTAGCCGTGGACATCAACAGCACCGTGCTGCATATGAAGGACTTCAAGCTGCTCTTCACTGTGTTCCATATTGTGGCCATGTGCTCGACGTTTGTCAATCCCATCCTGTACGGGTGGATGAACAACAACTACAGGTCAGCCTTTCTGTCTGTGGTGAAGTGTTACCGACCCGTCACTTTGAGGCCAAGAAGCACCAAAGgcagagacacacagaaagaggaagacagagttTGTACAGACTGCAAATCAACAAATGTCTAA